In Nissabacter sp. SGAir0207, the genomic stretch GCCACGGCACCGATGACCAAGGCACCGGCCCCGGCCTACCAGCCGGAAGCACCGCGCGAAAGCGACTGGCAGCGCCCAACCTTCAACTTTGAAGGCAAAGGCTCCGCTGGCGGCCACGCGGCGGCCAGCACCGCCACTGCCCCGGCTACTCGCCCAGAAATGAGCGAGTAAGCCTGCCGCCCTCCCCACGGGGAGGGTTGGTAAATAAGAAAAAACCCGCCAACTGGCGGGTTTTTTTATGCCTGCGCCCAGTGGTCAGGCAATCTGTTTCAGCGTTTTGATGTCCAGGGAGGCGAGCTTGCCCTCCAGCTGGCTGGCAAAGCGGCCAAAGTGTTCGCTGTTATTGTGCTTATCCAGCGCCTCCTGCGAGCGCCAGCGCTCAAAGAAGACGAAGCAGGCTGGATCTTCGCTGTCCTGATGCAGTTCATACTGAATGCACCCCACTTCCAGCCGGCTCGGTTCAATGATCTCATGCAGTGTGCTGGCCACCTCTTCCTGATGTTCAGGCTTGGCGACCAAGGTTGCGACGACACGCACTTCCATAGGTAAACTCCTTAATTATGAGGCCGGGCCTGCGGATAATGCGGCCCCGGCCGAATGAATACACTCACTATGGCCCCATCACGCAATCGATTTCAACTTTGGATTAACAAACAGATGCATCGACGGCACTTTCCGCTTATGCTTACACCCCGCCATAAATCGCCTCTTCACAAGGCCGCCCATAACGCCTTTTTTATTTATGCCGGAGTTTGAAATGACCGCACGACCGCAAGTTCTGAAGATCCGCCGCCCTGACGACTGGCACATCCATCTGCGTGATGATGACATGCTCAGAACCGTGGTGCCCTACACCAGCGAGGTTTTTGGCCGGGCGATTGTCATGCCGAATCTGGTTCCCCCTGTCACCTCGTGTAAGCAAGCGATTGCGTATCGGGATCGTATCCTGGCGGCCGTGCCCGCGGGCCACCGTTTCGAACCGCTGATGACCTGCTACCTGACTGACACCCTGGACGCCAATGAACTGGTGCAGGGCTTTGAGCAGGGCATCTTTACCGCCGCCAAACTCTACCCGGCCAATGCCACCACCAACTCCTCCCACGGCGTGACGCACGTGCCGGGCATCTATCCCCTGTTCGAGCAGATGCAGAAGATCGGTATGCCGCTGCTGATCCACGGCGAGGTGACCCACGCGCACGTGGATATTTTCGACCGCGAGGCGCGCTTCATTGATGAGGTGATGGATCCTATCCGCCGCCACTTCCCGTCGTTGAAGATTGTGTTTGAGCACATCACCACCAAAGATGCGGCAGAGTACGTGCTGGGCGGCGACCGTTTCCTCGGTGCCACCGTCACTCCCCAGCACCTGATGTTCAACCGCAATGACATGCTGGTGGGCGGCATCCGTCCCCATCTGTTCTGCCTGCCAATCTTGAAGCGCAATATCCACCAGGAGGCGCTGCGCCGCGCGGTCGCCAGCGGCAGTGACCGCTTCTTCCTCGGCACTGACTCCGCGCCGCACACCCGCCACCGCAAGGAGTCCAGCTGTGGCTGTGCCGGCTGCTTCAACGCGCCGCTGGCAATGTCTGCCTATGCCACCGTCTTTGAGGAGCTGGGCGCGCTGGAGCATCTGGAGGCCTTCGCCTCGCTCAACGGCCCGCAGTTCTACGGCCTGCCGGTCAATGAGGATTTCATTGAGCTGGAGCGCGTTGAGGTAACCCAGCCGCAAGAGATTGCCCTGCCCGGTGACACCATTGTGCCTTTCCTGGCTGGCCAGACGCTGCCGTGGCGGGTACGCAATCAGAGCGCATAAACGGGCTTGCGCACCCTCACGCCATACTGTATAAATAAACAGGTAACTCTGGCGCAGGGGGTGCGTAATGCGTGTTGAATTGACCCTTGATAAAACCAAACCCTTGCCGGGCGGTGCCCTTGAGGCGCTCTCTGGCGAGCTGAGTAAACGCCTGAACCAGCAGTTCGACGGCGTATCGGTACAGGTGCGTTATGCTGGCGCCAACCATCTCTCCGTGTTGGGCGGCGCCAAAACAGACCGGGCACTCATCGAAGAGATCCTCCAGCAAACCTGGGAGAGCGCCGATGAGTGGTTCACCACCGATCTCTGACCTTTCGCTGTTTTTTGCCGGGCGTCGCTTCCCGGCTTTTTTATCTGCCGCTCTCCCCTGTTCAACTTGCCCAAGCCGATATAGCATTAAGTGGTCTTCTTAGCGTTCCCGCTCCGGCGGCTCCCCGTGCCGGGCTGCCCATAGCGGCGTCTATATCTGGCTTGTCATCAAACAGGAGAAACACATGGCCACCGAAAAACCAGAAGAGGCAATGACGTTTGGCGAGCTGCTGGAGCTGATCCGCGATCAGCAACGGCGGTTAGGTGTACTGGAAGCGGCATTCTCTTATCTGGCATTCAGTCATGACGATAAATCAGCACAATTAATGATTCACAGCCTGAAACTGGAAGCCCAAAACCAGAATCGGGATGCCGAGACGCAGAAGCATTTCGCCGAGCTGGCGGAACAGTGGGAAAAACGATTTTCTCCAACGATTACCCCCACTGCCGAATAAAATTCAGCCTCTCCGGCGTGGCCGGGGAGGTTCCTATAGCTTAAGTGGAAAAAAAGCGAATTTTGCTCAATTCCTGCCCGTTCAGGCATTTTTTTAGCCTATCATCAACTTTTACTTTCCAAAAACCTGTCGGCCGTGCTTATACTTAACCTGCTCACCTGATAACGAGCCGCCTTGATCCTCAGTTAGTCACTCACGTTAGTCACTACCACCTAAGGGGTCTATATGGACAGAAAAGATGAAGTAATTCAGACACACCCGCTCGTAGGTTGGGATATCAGTACCGTCGATGTTTACGACGCCATGATGATTCGTCTTCATTACCTGTCTTCAACAGACCAGTCACCCGAAGAGGCCCATGTCGACAGGACATTATGGCTGACTACCGATGTTGCACGGCAACTCGTCTCCATTCTTGAAGCTGGCATCGCAAAAATCGAATCCAATGAATACCTGGATCTTGATCACCGTAAACATTAACGTTGTTTACCTCTCGGCCTAAGGCACCCTCTTCCGGGTGCCTTTTGCATTTTCAGGCCGCTCCCTGCGCCACGCATTGTCATTGGCAGGAAGATCTCTATCATGGCTAGGATTCAGGGTGCCTAAGAGGAAGCAGTTTCATGGAATATGATTTGATCGTTGTCGGCAGCGGCTCCGTGGGGGCGGCGGCGGGCTACTATGCGCATCAGGCCGGGCTGAAGACGCTGATGATTGACAGCGCGATGCCGCCGCACAAGAGCGGCAGCCACCACGGCCAGACACGCATTATTCGCCATGCCTACGGTGAGGGTGAGCGCTATGTGCCGCTGGTGCTGCGTGCGCAGGCACTATGGGAACAGCTGGCGACGCTGAGCGAAGCCACGGTGTTCCACCGTTGCGGCGTCATCAATATTGGCTCAGCGCAGTCAGCCTTCCTGCACAATGCCCGCCAGAGCGCGGAGCGCCACGGCCTGCCCGTGGAGATACTGGACGCCCAGCAGGTACAGGCACGCTGGCCAGTGTTTACCGTGCCGGACGAGTTCATCGGGATTTTTGAGCCGCGCTCTGGGGTACTGGAGTGTGAAAAGGCGATTGAAAGCTACATCCGGCTGGCCCGTGAGGCCGGTTGTGCCCAGCTGTTCAACTGCCCGGTCAGCGCCGTTACCCCGCTCGAGCAGGGCATGAGCGTCACCACGCCGGAGGGGGTATTTACCGCGCGCAAAGTGGTGATCTGCGCCGGTAGCTGGGTGAAAGCGCTGCTGCCTGAGCTGCCGATGCAGCCGGTGCGCAAGGTCTTCGCCTGGCATCAGGCCGATGGGCGCTACAGCCAGGAGAACCACTTCCCGGCCTTCACCGTTGAAGCGGGCGAAAATGACCACTATTACGGTTTCCCGGCGGGCAAAGAGGGGCTGAAACTGGGCAAGCACAATGGCGGCCAGCCGATTGAGACGCTGGCTGAGTGTCGGCCATTCGGCAGTGTGGCGGAAGATGGCACCGAGGTGTTCCGCTTCCTGCGCCGCTTCCTGCCGGGTGTTGGTGTCTGCCTGCATGGCGAAGCGTGCAGCTATGACATGTCGCCAGACGAGGACTTTATCATTGATACCCTGCCCGACTGCCCGCAGGCGATGGTCATCACCGGCCTGAGTGGCCACGGCTTTAAATTTGCCAGTGTCCTCGGGGAGATTGCCGCCCTTTATGCCGATGACCAGCCCATTCCCTTTGACCTCACGCCGTTCCGCCTGAACCGTTTCGACTGACCGGCCCGCAATAACATACAGGCAAAGAATATTAATTCTTTGCCTGTATTTATCTAGAGAATATATTCGGCTTTTGCAGGGGTGACGCCCCTCTTTTTCTGAATTGACGTTGCGGGAGGTTCTGCTTATTTTTGCGCACTGATGAAAATGGACATTCATGTATTGCCCACGAGTGAGCAGAGAATGCGAATACTTATTGTTGATAGTTGTGCCTATACCTTTCTCGGCACATCCAGTTTCCTGGCAGATTATCCCCATATTACCCTCCAGCAGGCCGCCTCCCCTGAACAGGCCCTCCCGATGTTGCGCGGCGCCTTCTTTGATGTGGTGCTGGTAAACCTGACCCACCACTGCCGTTGCAGCGGCCCTTTTCCTTCGCTGGCGGATTTTTTCCTGTTGTGCGGCCCGGCGCGGGTCTACATCTACCTTGATGCCCCCTATCCCACCTCAACGGCCCCGATTCCGCTCTCTGGCCGGGTGGCGCTGATGAACAAACATGGCCTGACGGCTCTGCTCCCCATGCTGACCGCGCCATGCCAGCCAGGTGGCTTTATCACCTATACCAACAACGGCTATCTCTTTACCCGGCAGGAGCTGGCCGTGATCGTGCTGTGGATAGACCACCAGAAGACCAACCACCAGATCGCCCAGCAACTGGGGATCTGCGGCCGTACGGTGTACGTGCACAAGCGTCACGCCACCCAGAAGCTGGCGGTGCGCAACCGGCTGGAGTTCTGTTCCCTCTACCCGATGCTTAAGTATGTGATCTTCCCGCCCGCCTATCGCCGCCTGACAGATAATCCGCTGCTGGCTTACCTGGATTATGATTTGGTTCCCTAACCGCCCAGGGTGATGGGCAATGGATCGCCGCCGCTGCCCGTTATCTTCCCATTGGGTCAAATCACTTTGGTTATATTGACACTTCCTGAATAAAACTGACGTATGAATAACGTTAATTGACATTAATAACGGCGAGCGCCGGTGTCGATTTTTTTCCTGCTCGCTATTTCCACCCTCACTCAACCGATGGCATTGAATAACCTTCCCATATACCGGTCAAAAAAGATGAATAAAGTTATCTGATTATTTCATTTGAGAAATAATTGTTGCTTTTAATTTGGCTGATGACTATTTTCTGGAAAATCCCCTGTCGGCAAGCAAAAGGTCGATGATGAAATTCCGCAATGATACCCATGCCTTTGGGCATACCAGTATTGTGATCCATTGGCTGGCGGCGCTGGTGGTTTATGGCATGTTCGCCCTCGGATTATGGATGGTGACACTTGGCTACTACGATACCTGGTATCACCGGGCACCAGAGCTGCATAAGAGCATCGGCACCCTGCTGTTTATCGTGATGCTGTTCCGCGTGCTGTGGCGCTTTGTCTCGCCGCCGCCCCTGCCGCTCAGCAGTTACAGCGCGCTCACGCGGATGGCCGCCACAGCTGCGCACCTGCTGCTGCTGGCCGGGCTGATTGCCATCATGGTCACCGGTTATTTGATCTCCACCGCGGAGGGCCAGCCCATTAGCGTCTTTGGCTGGTTTAACGTGCCAGCGCTGTTTAGCCTCGACGCCACCCAGACCGATCTGGCCGGTGACCTGCACCTCTGGCTGGCGTGGGGCGTGGTGATCCTCTCGGTGCTACATGCGCTGGCTGCGCTGAAACACCACTTTATCGATCGCGATGACACCCTCAAACGGATGCTGGGTCGCCGCCTCTCTTGATAACGCGTTACCTACTGGATACATGGAGAATGTTATGACAACGATGACCCACCTGCTTAAGCGCAGCGTTCTGGGCGTGACCCTCGCCTCCCTGATGATGAGCGCGGGGGCGGCCGTGGCCGCTGACTACAAGATTGATAAAGAGGGGCAGCACGCGTTCTTGCAGTTCCGCATCAAGCACCTGGGCTATAGCTGGATCTATGGCAGCTTCAATGATTTTGACGGTAACTTCACCTTTGATGAGCAGAACCCTTCCGCTGACAAGGTGAACGTGACCATCAATACCAACAGCGTGGACACTAACCATGCCGAGCGTGACAAGCACTTGCGCAGCGCGGAGTTCCTGAATACCGGCAAGTATCCGCAGGCGACCTTCACCTCCACCAAGGTGGAGAAGGATGGCGACGAGCTGAAGATCACCGGTGACTTTACGCTCAATGGCGTGACCAAGCCGCTGACGCTGGAAGCCAAGCTGATTGGCCAGGGGGATGATCCGTGGGGCAGCTACCGCGCTGGCTTTGAGGCCGAGGGCGAGTTCGCGCTGAAGGATTACAATATCAATACCAAGCTTGGCCCGGCCTCACAGAATGTGGAGCTGATCATCTCGCTGGAAGGGGTCAGGCCGAAATAAGGCCGCCGCCATAAAAAAGGCCACCCGTGGGGTGGCCTTTTTCGTCTTATCAGGCGTCGCTGTTGTCCGGCGCCGGGATGTGCAGGCGTGGGCGCAACATGCCCTTCGATTTGTTGAAAATCTTATTGCCATTCTCACGGCCGGCACGGCGCGCGCGCTGCTCCTCAGGCGGCAGCTTCAGCTCTTCACAGCAGATCTCGCTACAGCAGCCCTCAAAGGCCTCGGCACACTGCGGGCACTGGATGAACAGCAGGTGGCAGCCGTCATTCTTGCAGTTGGTGTGGGTGTCGCAGGAGGTGCCGCACTGGTGGCAGTGGGCAATCACATCGTCCGACACCCGCTCGCCCATGCGCTCATCAAAGACAAAGTTTTTGCCGATGAACTTCAGCGGCAGCCCCTGCTCGCGGGCGCGGCGGGTGTACTCAATGATCCCGCCCTCGACGTGGTAGATGTTCTTGAAACCGTGGTGCAGCATGTAGGCACTGGCCTTCTCGCAGCGGATACCGCCGGTGCAGTACATCACGATGTTCTTCTCTTTCTGCTCCTGCAACATCTCTACCGCCATCGGCAGCTGGTCGCGGAAGGTGTCAGAGGGCACCTCCAGGGCGTTGCTGAAGTGGCCCACTTCATACTCGTAGTGGTTGCGCATGTCGACGAACACCGTGTTGGGATCGTCAATCATCTGGTTGACCTGATCGGCCTTCAGGTACGCGCCGACGTTGGAGGGATCAAAGGTCTCATCCTCAATGCCATCGGCCACGATGCGCTCACGTACCTTCATGCGCAGTACCCAGAATGATTTGCCATCGTCTTCCAGCGCGATGTTCAGGCGCACCTGATCCAGCGCCGGGTGGCTGGTGAACAGCGCCTGCTTGAACGCCTCTACGCGGCTCTGCGGTACGCTGATCTGGGCATTGATGCCCTCTTTGGCGATATAGACGCGGCCGAACACCTTTTCCGCGATGAACGCCAGATAGAGTGCGTCACGGAACGCCTTGGGATCGTCAAGGGTGAAATATTTGTAGAACGAAATGGTGGTGCGCGGCTCGGTTTCGGCCAACATGCGCGCCTTCAGTTCTTCATTGGAAATCTGGTTATGTAACACTGGCATGGTGTACGTTCCTGAGATATTTGGTATGAATCGGGCCAGCAGTCGCCGCGGGGGCGAAAACGGCGGCCGTATGATACATGATAGTTTTTGCTAAAACATCATCAGAACCAATGAATGCTGGCTTTTCCGGCAATAGGCACGCCGAAACAAAATGTTGCTGGACAATGGGTTGACGTAATGAGGAAAAGCGATAAGCCTTGTTATCGTTTCATTGTAAAACATTCACCTTTGGGGAGGCCCGCCCCTCCCCGCCAGACAAGCGAGGTTACCCATGAGTCAGCTATTTACCCCCTACCACCTTGGCTCCCTGACGCTTCCCAACCGTATCGTCATCGCACCGATGTGCCAATACTCCTCTGACGATGGCAAGGCCACCTCCTGGCACACCATCCACCTCGGCAATCTGGCGCTCTCCGGTGCTGGTCTGCTGATTGTGGAGGCGACGGCCGTAGAGGCCGTGGGCCGCATCACGCAGCAGGATCTGGGGCTGTGGGATGATGAGACGGAGCAGGCGCTCTCCGGCGTGGTGAAGGCCATCCGCGAAAATAGCGACATTCCACTGGGGATCCAGCTGGGCCACGCAGGCCGCAAGGCCTCCTGCCAGCGTCCGTGGGAGGGCGGCGGCTCCATCCCGGCGGGCCAGCCAGGTGGCTGGAAAACCGTTGCCCCCTCCGCCATTCCCTATAACCCAGAAAAGGATGAGACGCCGGAAGCCATGTCGTTGGCGCGCATTGAGGAGTTGAAGGCCAATTTTGTCGCCGCCGCCAAACGCGCTGACCGGCTGGGCTTCGACCTGCTGGAGCTGCACGCGGCACACGGCTACCTGCTGCACCAGTTCCTCTCGCCGCTCTCCAACCAGCGTGATGACCAGTATGGCGGCTCGCTGCAAAACCGTATGCGGCTGGTGCTGGAGATCTATCAGGCGCTGCGTGACGCCTTCCCGGCAGAAAAACCGATTGGGGTGCGCATCTCCGCCACTGACTGGGCGGACGGCGGCTGGGATCTGGAACAGTCCGTGGCGCTGGCAAAAGCGCTGGATGAGCTGGGTTGCAGCTACATCCACGTCTCCAGCGGCGGCAACTCCACCGCGCAGAAGATTGCCGTCAGCCCGAACTATCAGGTGCCTTTTGCCGATCGCATCCGTCAGGCGGTCGAGATGCCGGTCATCGCGGTGGGGCTGATCACCGAGCCAGAGCAGGCGGAGGCGATTGTCGCCACCGGCCAGGCCGATCTGGTGGCGCTGGCGCGCGGTATGCTGTATGACCCGCGCTGGCCGTGGCACGCCGCTGCCCGTCTGGGCGCGAAGGCGATTGCCCCTGACCAGTACAAGCGCTCGGAACCCCACGCGCTGAAAGGGCTGTTCAACGACAAATAACCCTGCCCGGCGGCGGGTCAGCCAGCCCGCCGCCAAGCTGCCTTGATGGCCGAAAAAGCGTGCAAATCGCCGCTAATCTGCGCATCTTTCTGGCAAAATGAATCTTTTATGCGGTCGATTTTCACCTGTGCCGGGAATAATGGCACAATGATTAACAATGTAGTGGATGAATACGTTCATTGATCCCTACTGCATCCTGTCCCTGCGCCTGCCCTTAAGCCTTGTGCCACGGAGAGCCGCCATAGGTTTGTTTTCCGCAGGCCGGGACGCCCGATCCATGATTGTTACGTCGTAACACAATAAAGCAGAGAAATTATGACGCACCTTCCAACCTTCAACCGATCCCTGCTGCATCCACGCTACTGGCCCACCTGGCTGGGGCTGGGCATCCTCTACCTGCTGGTGCTACTGCCCTACCCGGTAATCTACCGCCTTGGCACCGCGCTGGGACGCTTCTCCATGCGCTTTTTAAAACGTCGGGTGCACATCGCCCACCGCAACCTGACGCTCTGCTTCCCTGACATGCCAGCGCACGAGCGCGACGAGCTGGTACGCAAAAATTTTGAGTCGGTCGGCATGGGGCTGTTCGAGACCGGCATGGGTTGGTTCTGGCCGGAGTGGCGGGTGCGCCACTGGTTCACCGTCACCGGCGATGAGCACATCAAACAGGCCCACCTTGATAAAGAGGGCGTCTTGCTGGTGGGCATCCACTTCCTGACGCTGGAGCTGGGGGCGCGCATCTTCGGCATCTATAACCCCGGCATCGGCGTCTACCGCCCGCATGACAACAAGCTGATGGACTGGATCCAGACCTGGGGCCGTACCCGCTCCAACAAGAGTATGCTGGATCGCAAGGATTTGAAGGGCATGATCCGCAGCCTGAAACAGGGCGAGATTATCTGGTATGCGCCAGACCATGATTACGGCCCGCGCGCCAGCGTGTTCGCGCCGCTGTTCGCCGTGCCGGATGCCGCCACCACTACCGGCACCTACCTGCTGGCGCGGATGGGCAAGCCGGCCATCATCCCGTTTGTGCCGCGCCGCCTGCCGGATGGCAAGGGCTATGAGATGCACATCCTGCCGAAGGTGCAGGATATGCCGCTGGAGAGTGAGCTGGCGGCCGCCACCCGCATGAATCAGGTGGTGGAGGAGGCGATCCTGATGGCCCCTGACCAGTACATGTGGCTGCACCGCCGTTTCAAGACCCGCCCGGAGGGGCAACCGTCGCTCTACTGACGTTTCCCGCCCGGCCCCGGCCGGGTGCTTTTCATGCCGTAAGGATAAGACCATGTATATTGTCAGCCTCACCTATAACCAGCCCATCGACGCCGTGGATGCCCACCTGGCGGGCCATATCGACTGGCTCGACCGCTACTTTGCGCAGGGGGTGTTTTTGGCCGCTGGCCGCAAGGTGCCGCGCAGTGGCGGCGTGATTATGGTGCAAAATGTCGACCGTGACGAACTGGCGCGCATTCTGGCGGAAGACCCGTTCCAGGCCGTGGCCGACTATGAGGTGACCGAGTTGGCGGTCACCCGCACCCAGGAGGCGCTGGCCGCCCTGCAAGGCCAGTAACGTCCCCCGGCTGGCATCAGGCTGGCCGGTCTCCCCCTCGTTTTTCCCGCCCGGCAGGTTGAATGCCTGCACAATCAAGCCCATACTGTTTTCCTGTCTGTTTTTCACCCTCCGCCGGCAGGCGACTGACACGGCGGTTCCACCTCCTTAACTGTGGGACACTATGACCTCGGCTGAACCCATCAACTGGAAACGCAATCTCGCAGTGGCCTGGCTGGGCTGCTTTCTGACCGGTGCCGCCTTCAGTCTGGTGATGCCCTTCCTGCCGCTCTATATCGAAGTGCTGGGCGTGCAGGGCCATGAGGCGCTGAACATGTGGTCTGGGCTGGTCTTCAGCATCACCTTCTTGTTCTCCGCCGTGGCCTCGCCCTATTGGGGCGGGCTGGCCGACCGCAAGGGGCGCAAGCTGATGCTGCTGCGCTCAGCGCTGGGGATGGCGATTGTGATGGTGCTGATGGGGCTGGCGCAAAACATCTGGCAACTGCTGGCGTTGCGGGCGGTGCTGGGGCTGCTGGGCGGCTTTGTGCCGAACGCCAACGCGCTGATCGCCACCCAGGTGCCGCGCAACCGCAGCGGCTGGGCGCTTGGCACCCTCTCCACCGGCGCGGTGAGCGGGGCGCTGATTGGCCCGCTGATCGGCGGCCTGCTGGCTGACCGCTATGGCCTGCGCCCGGTGTTCTACATCACCGCGCTGGTGCTGTTCCTCTGCTTTATCCTGACGCTGCTGCTGATCAAAGAGCAGTTCGTGCCGGTGCTGAAGAAGGACATGCTCAATGCCCGGCAGGTGCTGGCCTCGCTGAAAGATCCGAAACTGGTGCTCTGCTTGTTCGTCACCACCCTGATTATCCAGGTGGCGACTGGCTCTATCGCGCCAATCCTGA encodes the following:
- a CDS encoding putative quinol monooxygenase, coding for MEVRVVATLVAKPEHQEEVASTLHEIIEPSRLEVGCIQYELHQDSEDPACFVFFERWRSQEALDKHNNSEHFGRFASQLEGKLASLDIKTLKQIA
- the pyrC gene encoding dihydroorotase, which codes for MTARPQVLKIRRPDDWHIHLRDDDMLRTVVPYTSEVFGRAIVMPNLVPPVTSCKQAIAYRDRILAAVPAGHRFEPLMTCYLTDTLDANELVQGFEQGIFTAAKLYPANATTNSSHGVTHVPGIYPLFEQMQKIGMPLLIHGEVTHAHVDIFDREARFIDEVMDPIRRHFPSLKIVFEHITTKDAAEYVLGGDRFLGATVTPQHLMFNRNDMLVGGIRPHLFCLPILKRNIHQEALRRAVASGSDRFFLGTDSAPHTRHRKESSCGCAGCFNAPLAMSAYATVFEELGALEHLEAFASLNGPQFYGLPVNEDFIELERVEVTQPQEIALPGDTIVPFLAGQTLPWRVRNQSA
- the dinI gene encoding DNA damage-inducible protein I, whose product is MRVELTLDKTKPLPGGALEALSGELSKRLNQQFDGVSVQVRYAGANHLSVLGGAKTDRALIEEILQQTWESADEWFTTDL
- the bssS gene encoding biofilm formation regulator BssS; its protein translation is MDRKDEVIQTHPLVGWDISTVDVYDAMMIRLHYLSSTDQSPEEAHVDRTLWLTTDVARQLVSILEAGIAKIESNEYLDLDHRKH
- the solA gene encoding N-methyl-L-tryptophan oxidase; protein product: MEYDLIVVGSGSVGAAAGYYAHQAGLKTLMIDSAMPPHKSGSHHGQTRIIRHAYGEGERYVPLVLRAQALWEQLATLSEATVFHRCGVINIGSAQSAFLHNARQSAERHGLPVEILDAQQVQARWPVFTVPDEFIGIFEPRSGVLECEKAIESYIRLAREAGCAQLFNCPVSAVTPLEQGMSVTTPEGVFTARKVVICAGSWVKALLPELPMQPVRKVFAWHQADGRYSQENHFPAFTVEAGENDHYYGFPAGKEGLKLGKHNGGQPIETLAECRPFGSVAEDGTEVFRFLRRFLPGVGVCLHGEACSYDMSPDEDFIIDTLPDCPQAMVITGLSGHGFKFASVLGEIAALYADDQPIPFDLTPFRLNRFD
- a CDS encoding response regulator transcription factor, with product MRILIVDSCAYTFLGTSSFLADYPHITLQQAASPEQALPMLRGAFFDVVLVNLTHHCRCSGPFPSLADFFLLCGPARVYIYLDAPYPTSTAPIPLSGRVALMNKHGLTALLPMLTAPCQPGGFITYTNNGYLFTRQELAVIVLWIDHQKTNHQIAQQLGICGRTVYVHKRHATQKLAVRNRLEFCSLYPMLKYVIFPPAYRRLTDNPLLAYLDYDLVP
- a CDS encoding cytochrome b — encoded protein: MKFRNDTHAFGHTSIVIHWLAALVVYGMFALGLWMVTLGYYDTWYHRAPELHKSIGTLLFIVMLFRVLWRFVSPPPLPLSSYSALTRMAATAAHLLLLAGLIAIMVTGYLISTAEGQPISVFGWFNVPALFSLDATQTDLAGDLHLWLAWGVVILSVLHALAALKHHFIDRDDTLKRMLGRRLS
- a CDS encoding YceI family protein is translated as MTHLLKRSVLGVTLASLMMSAGAAVAADYKIDKEGQHAFLQFRIKHLGYSWIYGSFNDFDGNFTFDEQNPSADKVNVTINTNSVDTNHAERDKHLRSAEFLNTGKYPQATFTSTKVEKDGDELKITGDFTLNGVTKPLTLEAKLIGQGDDPWGSYRAGFEAEGEFALKDYNINTKLGPASQNVELIISLEGVRPK
- a CDS encoding rhodanese-related sulfurtransferase, coding for MPVLHNQISNEELKARMLAETEPRTTISFYKYFTLDDPKAFRDALYLAFIAEKVFGRVYIAKEGINAQISVPQSRVEAFKQALFTSHPALDQVRLNIALEDDGKSFWVLRMKVRERIVADGIEDETFDPSNVGAYLKADQVNQMIDDPNTVFVDMRNHYEYEVGHFSNALEVPSDTFRDQLPMAVEMLQEQKEKNIVMYCTGGIRCEKASAYMLHHGFKNIYHVEGGIIEYTRRAREQGLPLKFIGKNFVFDERMGERVSDDVIAHCHQCGTSCDTHTNCKNDGCHLLFIQCPQCAEAFEGCCSEICCEELKLPPEEQRARRAGRENGNKIFNKSKGMLRPRLHIPAPDNSDA
- a CDS encoding NADH:flavin oxidoreductase/NADH oxidase, whose product is MSQLFTPYHLGSLTLPNRIVIAPMCQYSSDDGKATSWHTIHLGNLALSGAGLLIVEATAVEAVGRITQQDLGLWDDETEQALSGVVKAIRENSDIPLGIQLGHAGRKASCQRPWEGGGSIPAGQPGGWKTVAPSAIPYNPEKDETPEAMSLARIEELKANFVAAAKRADRLGFDLLELHAAHGYLLHQFLSPLSNQRDDQYGGSLQNRMRLVLEIYQALRDAFPAEKPIGVRISATDWADGGWDLEQSVALAKALDELGCSYIHVSSGGNSTAQKIAVSPNYQVPFADRIRQAVEMPVIAVGLITEPEQAEAIVATGQADLVALARGMLYDPRWPWHAAARLGAKAIAPDQYKRSEPHALKGLFNDK
- a CDS encoding Kdo(2)-lipid IV(A) acyltransferase, which produces MTHLPTFNRSLLHPRYWPTWLGLGILYLLVLLPYPVIYRLGTALGRFSMRFLKRRVHIAHRNLTLCFPDMPAHERDELVRKNFESVGMGLFETGMGWFWPEWRVRHWFTVTGDEHIKQAHLDKEGVLLVGIHFLTLELGARIFGIYNPGIGVYRPHDNKLMDWIQTWGRTRSNKSMLDRKDLKGMIRSLKQGEIIWYAPDHDYGPRASVFAPLFAVPDAATTTGTYLLARMGKPAIIPFVPRRLPDGKGYEMHILPKVQDMPLESELAAATRMNQVVEEAILMAPDQYMWLHRRFKTRPEGQPSLY
- a CDS encoding YciI family protein, which codes for MYIVSLTYNQPIDAVDAHLAGHIDWLDRYFAQGVFLAAGRKVPRSGGVIMVQNVDRDELARILAEDPFQAVADYEVTELAVTRTQEALAALQGQ
- the mdtG gene encoding multidrug efflux MFS transporter MdtG, whose translation is MTSAEPINWKRNLAVAWLGCFLTGAAFSLVMPFLPLYIEVLGVQGHEALNMWSGLVFSITFLFSAVASPYWGGLADRKGRKLMLLRSALGMAIVMVLMGLAQNIWQLLALRAVLGLLGGFVPNANALIATQVPRNRSGWALGTLSTGAVSGALIGPLIGGLLADRYGLRPVFYITALVLFLCFILTLLLIKEQFVPVLKKDMLNARQVLASLKDPKLVLCLFVTTLIIQVATGSIAPILTLYVRELAGQTQNLAFISGMIASVPGVAALLSAPRLGKLGDRIGPERILVAMMALSVVILIPMAFVQTPWQLGVLRFLLGAADGALLPAVQTLLIYNSTSQVAGRIFSYNQSFRDIGNVTGPLLGAAVSAGYGFRAVFGVTACVVLFNAFYSWWSLQRAPKRALLK